In a single window of the Micrococcaceae bacterium Sec5.7 genome:
- a CDS encoding nitrilase-related carbon-nitrogen hydrolase, whose protein sequence is MIEVTCLGTPASLARTEPSTRTPLRVGVVQHRWHSTAAAVRAELNDGIERAARLGATVVFLPELTLSRYPADTRPDNDPAVSIRPSDIAEDLLTGPTFRFAAEAARRHGICIHASLYQRAEHPDGTDDGLGLNTSILVSAEGELLARTHKLHIPVTAGYYEDKFFRQGPATDDAYEVHAPSELGGARLGMPTCWDEWFPELARLYSLGGAEILVYPTAIGSEPDHPDFDTQPLWQQVIVGNGIANGLFMVAPNRWGNEGTLNFYGSSFISDPYGRILVQAPREESAVLVADLDLDQRKDWLTLFPFLSTRRPDTYARLTDPVDHNAPFGSESSGNRTGSITATPVAELAEAQGARA, encoded by the coding sequence ATGATTGAAGTTACCTGCCTTGGAACACCAGCTTCCCTGGCCCGCACTGAACCTTCCACCCGCACTCCGCTGCGTGTCGGCGTCGTCCAACACCGCTGGCACTCCACGGCCGCTGCTGTGCGCGCCGAACTCAATGACGGCATCGAACGCGCCGCCCGCCTGGGAGCCACTGTTGTCTTCCTTCCGGAACTCACCCTCTCCCGCTATCCGGCAGACACCCGGCCGGATAACGACCCGGCAGTGAGCATCCGCCCCTCGGACATCGCCGAAGATCTGCTGACCGGCCCCACTTTCCGGTTCGCCGCCGAGGCCGCCCGCCGCCACGGCATCTGCATCCATGCCTCCCTCTACCAGCGGGCGGAACACCCGGACGGCACTGACGACGGACTGGGCCTGAACACCTCCATCCTGGTCTCAGCCGAGGGCGAGCTTCTGGCCCGCACCCACAAGCTGCATATCCCCGTCACTGCCGGCTACTACGAGGACAAGTTCTTCCGCCAGGGCCCGGCAACGGATGACGCCTACGAGGTCCACGCACCGTCGGAGCTCGGCGGCGCGCGGCTGGGCATGCCCACCTGCTGGGACGAATGGTTCCCCGAGCTCGCACGCCTGTACTCCCTGGGCGGCGCGGAAATCCTCGTCTACCCCACCGCGATCGGTTCGGAGCCGGACCACCCCGATTTCGACACCCAGCCCCTCTGGCAGCAGGTGATCGTGGGCAACGGCATCGCCAACGGCCTTTTCATGGTGGCCCCCAACCGCTGGGGAAATGAAGGAACGCTGAATTTCTACGGTTCCTCGTTCATCTCCGATCCCTACGGCCGGATCCTGGTCCAGGCCCCGCGGGAGGAATCCGCTGTTCTCGTGGCGGATCTGGACCTCGACCAGCGCAAGGACTGGCTGACGCTCTTCCCGTTTCTGTCCACGCGCCGCCCGGACACCTACGCCCGGCTGACTGATCCGGTGGACCACAACGCCCCGTTCGGCTCAGAATCTTCGGGGAACAGGACTGGCTCAATCACGGCCACCCCGGTGGCGGAGCTTGCCGAGGCCCAGGGCGCCCGCGCATGA
- a CDS encoding agmatine deiminase family protein, translated as MMAWRMPAETAPQERIWMAFPTGGYTLGDTDEEAHAARSVWAAVANAAVEFEPVTMVVAPDDVETAARYLHPDVEVLTAELNDAWMRDIGPSFVLDNHGQLGAVDWIFNGWGGQDWAAWDKDSLIAAEISARTGAQHLPSGIVNEGGGIQVDGEGTVLVTETVQLDPGRNPGLVKADIEQELARTIGATHVIWLPRGLTRDSEKFGTRGHVDIVAAIPSPGTLLVHSQQNPDHPDFEISREIIQFLSTTQDAAGRDWNIIEVPAPEAITDDEGFVDYSYINHLVVNGGVIACSFSDPMDEKALRVLADAYPGRRVVSVDARELFARGGGIHCITQQQPAAVKKGLT; from the coding sequence ATGATGGCCTGGCGCATGCCCGCCGAAACGGCACCCCAGGAGCGTATCTGGATGGCGTTCCCCACCGGCGGGTACACCCTGGGCGACACCGACGAAGAGGCACACGCCGCCCGTTCTGTCTGGGCCGCCGTCGCCAATGCCGCCGTCGAATTTGAGCCGGTCACCATGGTGGTGGCCCCCGACGACGTCGAGACCGCCGCCCGCTATCTGCACCCTGACGTTGAGGTTCTTACCGCTGAACTCAACGATGCGTGGATGCGGGACATCGGGCCCTCGTTCGTGCTGGACAACCACGGCCAGCTCGGCGCCGTCGACTGGATCTTCAACGGCTGGGGCGGACAGGACTGGGCAGCCTGGGACAAGGACTCCCTGATCGCAGCGGAGATCTCGGCCCGCACAGGCGCCCAGCACCTCCCCTCAGGGATCGTCAACGAAGGCGGCGGCATCCAGGTGGACGGCGAGGGCACCGTGCTGGTCACCGAAACCGTGCAGCTGGATCCTGGCCGGAACCCTGGACTGGTCAAGGCGGACATCGAGCAGGAGCTGGCCCGCACCATCGGGGCCACTCACGTCATCTGGCTGCCACGCGGCCTCACCCGGGACTCCGAAAAGTTCGGCACCCGGGGCCACGTGGACATCGTGGCGGCCATCCCGTCGCCGGGAACGCTCCTGGTGCACTCGCAGCAGAACCCGGATCACCCGGATTTCGAGATCAGCCGCGAAATCATCCAATTTCTGTCCACCACCCAGGACGCGGCCGGACGGGACTGGAACATCATCGAAGTTCCCGCCCCGGAGGCCATTACGGACGACGAGGGGTTTGTGGACTACAGCTACATCAACCACCTCGTGGTCAACGGAGGCGTCATCGCCTGCAGCTTCTCAGACCCCATGGATGAGAAAGCACTCCGTGTCCTCGCCGATGCCTACCCCGGCCGCCGTGTTGTCAGTGTTGACGCACGGGAACTCTTTGCCCGGGGCGGCGGCATTCACTGCATTACGCAGCAGCAGCCTGCTGCCGTCAAGAAAGGCCTGACATGA
- a CDS encoding APC family permease: MSQSVQNQRGSADLPGTAHGITGKGLKGGQLGLLAVVVLGISTIAPAYTLTSALGPTVNEAGLQLPVIFLIGFIPMILVSLAYRELNADSPDSGTTFTWVTKAFGPWVGWMGGWGLLAANIIVLSNLAGVAVDFFYLFLAQLTGNTELADLAANKPLNVLTCLVFVALAVWVSYRGLHTTKIVQYGLVGFQLLVLGLFVAMAFANWSTSETAIPFSWEWFDITKIETFGQIAAGISLSIFVYWGWDVCLTVNEETSNGKKTAGLAGTLTAVVVLGIYLVVTIATMMFAGVGDTGIGLTNEENQSNLFTALASPVMGPFAILMSLAVLSSSAASLQSTFMSPSRSLLAMAHYGAMPKRFSSISKKFSTPGFATVAAGVVSAGFYAVMHVISENVLNDTILALGLMICFYYGLTALACVWYFRNSVFSSARNVVLRLVCPLLGGVGLFVVFLQTAVDSWAPEFGSGSEIFGVGLVFVLGIGILASGAVFMLIMARLRPGFFRGETLRQDTPALVVPE, encoded by the coding sequence ATGAGTCAATCCGTTCAGAACCAACGCGGCTCCGCCGATCTCCCCGGCACCGCGCACGGCATTACCGGCAAGGGACTGAAAGGCGGGCAACTGGGGCTGCTCGCCGTTGTCGTCCTTGGTATTTCCACCATTGCCCCGGCCTATACGCTCACCAGCGCACTCGGCCCCACGGTCAACGAAGCCGGGCTTCAGCTGCCGGTGATCTTCCTGATCGGCTTCATCCCGATGATCCTGGTCTCGCTGGCCTACCGCGAGCTCAACGCGGACTCACCGGACAGCGGCACCACGTTCACGTGGGTCACCAAGGCCTTCGGCCCCTGGGTGGGCTGGATGGGCGGCTGGGGACTCCTCGCCGCGAACATCATTGTGCTCTCCAACCTGGCCGGCGTGGCGGTGGACTTCTTCTACCTGTTCCTGGCGCAGCTGACGGGCAACACCGAACTCGCCGATCTGGCGGCCAACAAGCCGCTGAACGTTCTCACCTGCTTGGTCTTCGTGGCGCTGGCCGTCTGGGTCAGCTACCGCGGACTGCACACCACCAAGATCGTGCAGTACGGGCTGGTGGGCTTCCAGCTGCTGGTGCTAGGGCTCTTTGTGGCCATGGCGTTCGCCAACTGGTCCACCTCCGAGACCGCCATCCCGTTCAGCTGGGAGTGGTTCGACATCACCAAGATCGAGACCTTCGGCCAGATTGCGGCCGGCATCTCGCTGTCCATCTTTGTGTACTGGGGCTGGGACGTTTGCCTCACCGTCAACGAGGAAACCTCCAACGGCAAGAAGACCGCGGGGCTGGCAGGCACCCTGACCGCCGTTGTGGTCCTGGGCATCTACCTGGTGGTGACCATCGCCACCATGATGTTCGCCGGCGTCGGGGACACCGGAATCGGCCTGACGAATGAGGAGAACCAATCGAACCTGTTCACCGCGCTGGCATCCCCGGTCATGGGCCCGTTCGCAATTTTGATGTCCCTGGCCGTGCTGTCGAGTTCCGCTGCATCGCTGCAGTCCACCTTCATGTCGCCGTCGCGGAGCCTGCTGGCCATGGCCCACTACGGTGCCATGCCGAAGCGGTTCAGCAGCATCAGCAAGAAGTTTTCGACGCCGGGATTCGCCACCGTTGCCGCAGGCGTCGTCTCTGCCGGCTTCTACGCCGTGATGCACGTGATCAGCGAAAATGTCCTGAACGACACCATCCTGGCGCTGGGCCTGATGATCTGCTTCTACTACGGCCTGACCGCATTGGCGTGCGTCTGGTACTTCCGCAACAGCGTCTTCAGCAGTGCACGGAACGTGGTGCTGCGCCTTGTATGCCCGCTCCTGGGCGGAGTCGGCTTGTTTGTGGTGTTCCTGCAGACGGCCGTGGACAGCTGGGCGCCTGAATTCGGCAGCGGTTCGGAGATCTTCGGTGTGGGACTCGTGTTTGTCCTCGGCATCGGGATCCTGGCCTCCGGCGCTGTGTTCATGCTGATCATGGCACGCCTGCGGCCCGGCTTCTTCCGCGGCGAAACTCTCCGCCAGGACACCCCCGCGCTGGTGGTCCCGGAATAA
- a CDS encoding DUF4193 domain-containing protein — MATDYDAPRKTEEESPAESLEALQASRGGGAQTAVIDVDENDTAEGIDLPGADLSGEELTVIVVPEQSDEFTCSSCFLVRHRSQVAKEKNGLKFCRDCEG; from the coding sequence ATGGCTACCGATTACGACGCCCCACGCAAGACAGAAGAAGAGTCTCCCGCTGAATCGCTGGAGGCCCTTCAGGCGTCCCGCGGCGGTGGCGCCCAGACCGCTGTTATCGACGTCGACGAGAACGATACTGCTGAAGGCATTGACCTTCCCGGTGCGGATCTCTCAGGCGAAGAACTGACGGTCATTGTTGTTCCCGAGCAGTCGGATGAATTCACCTGCTCGTCCTGCTTCCTGGTCCGCCACCGGTCCCAGGTTGCCAAGGAAAAGAACGGACTGAAGTTCTGCCGCGACTGTGAAGGCTAA
- a CDS encoding UPF0158 family protein gives MNQTFYDDARQEYDSLRGNASWRRFGQKTGVIRAKVTGWSAFHYTAGGPIRLSLDAIDLESLGVALEYRTDGDTFWWLDPQTGEIGFWVSGTADESDESDEDLEERGAIRVEPVSSHESYSDMEDFIAGVDDAQARDLLSRAIERQRPFRHFKDTLLEFPELREGWFAFHDRTMRRRAIEWLVDVGVVDGNEAEKALEQ, from the coding sequence TTGAACCAGACATTTTACGACGACGCGCGGCAAGAGTATGACAGCCTTCGAGGCAACGCATCCTGGCGCCGCTTCGGGCAAAAGACGGGCGTAATCCGGGCCAAAGTGACCGGATGGTCAGCATTCCACTACACTGCCGGAGGACCAATCAGGCTCAGTCTGGACGCTATCGATCTGGAGTCACTTGGTGTCGCACTTGAGTATCGGACCGACGGCGATACGTTCTGGTGGCTTGACCCGCAGACAGGTGAGATCGGCTTCTGGGTCTCGGGCACCGCAGATGAATCCGACGAATCCGACGAGGATCTCGAAGAACGCGGTGCCATCAGGGTTGAGCCGGTGAGCTCGCACGAAAGCTACAGCGACATGGAAGATTTCATCGCGGGTGTCGACGACGCACAGGCCAGGGACCTGCTCTCGCGGGCGATCGAGCGCCAGAGGCCCTTCCGGCACTTCAAGGACACGCTTCTGGAATTCCCTGAACTGCGCGAAGGGTGGTTTGCCTTCCATGACCGGACCATGCGTCGACGTGCCATCGAATGGCTCGTCGACGTCGGCGTGGTGGACGGCAACGAGGCGGAGAAGGCGCTGGAGCAGTAG
- a CDS encoding DsbA family protein, whose amino-acid sequence MSPANEVRKSKAERTAEAREKAREIREAQLKKDKRNKLLIGWGIVVAVVAILAIVALVVTSSLKNNAPIADQGSTPANGNVNGGVTLLANTEVAKSDPATVNVADLPSAPATAPAEVVAPGAAAEAGKPVKVVLYIDFICPVCKDFETKYNETMTKLRNEGKISVEYRPLGFLDSRSTTNYSSRAANAAACVVNESPEKYSDFVNALFDKQPAEGSAGLSDNELKKMATDVGAKNTDTCVDEKTYRPYVKYATQQASVVGVTGTPTVFVEGKQWGKGDSAKTPFPEFLQAAVDAKAKG is encoded by the coding sequence ATGAGCCCCGCAAACGAAGTCCGCAAGTCCAAAGCAGAGCGAACCGCGGAGGCCCGTGAGAAAGCCCGCGAGATCCGAGAAGCGCAGCTGAAGAAGGACAAGCGCAACAAGCTGCTCATCGGCTGGGGCATCGTTGTGGCCGTGGTGGCCATCCTCGCGATCGTGGCACTTGTTGTCACTTCCAGTCTCAAAAACAATGCCCCGATTGCAGATCAGGGGTCCACCCCGGCGAACGGCAACGTCAACGGTGGCGTTACCCTGCTGGCAAATACCGAGGTGGCCAAGTCGGACCCCGCAACCGTGAACGTTGCCGACCTGCCGTCTGCCCCGGCAACTGCCCCGGCTGAAGTTGTTGCCCCGGGTGCAGCGGCTGAGGCAGGCAAGCCGGTGAAGGTTGTCCTTTACATCGACTTCATCTGCCCGGTCTGCAAGGACTTCGAGACGAAGTACAACGAGACCATGACCAAGCTCCGCAACGAGGGCAAGATCTCCGTGGAATACCGGCCGCTTGGCTTCCTGGACTCCCGCTCCACCACCAACTATTCCTCCCGTGCTGCCAACGCGGCCGCCTGCGTGGTGAACGAATCGCCGGAGAAGTATTCGGACTTCGTGAACGCACTTTTCGACAAGCAGCCAGCTGAAGGCAGCGCAGGGCTCTCCGACAACGAGCTGAAGAAGATGGCCACCGATGTAGGAGCGAAGAACACCGACACGTGCGTGGATGAGAAAACGTACCGCCCCTATGTGAAGTACGCCACCCAACAGGCGTCCGTGGTGGGCGTAACCGGAACACCCACAGTTTTTGTGGAAGGCAAGCAGTGGGGCAAGGGCGACAGCGCCAAGACTCCGTTCCCGGAATTCCTGCAGGCGGCAGTCGACGCCAAGGCCAAGGGCTAG
- a CDS encoding trehalose-6-phosphate synthase translates to MQRPEREQPSATGENGSAPRSRSAATKYDFMVVSNRLPVDRCAPGENGDDGSDGWRRSPGGLVTALAPMMTKSDGAWVGWHGAPDETVRPFSHGGMALIPVQLSNDDVELFYEGFSNATLWPLYHDVIAPPEFHRTWWDAYRRVNKRFADAVVRHADEGATVWVQDYQLQLVPRMLREARPDLRIGFFNHIPFPPPEIFAQLPWRQSIIDGLLGADLLGFQRPSDAGNFMRSAKRFLGASVKKQQVHVKGPYGEVTHIARAQAFPISIDVEQISELAQKPEIIERSRQIRQDLGDPKTILLGVDRLDYTKGIRHRLKAYEELLNEGKLKVEDATLIQVASPSRERVEQYRLLREEVEGTVGHINGTYDTIQNTAVRYLHHSYPVEEMVALYLAADVMLVTALRDGMNLVAKEYVTARTGNDGALVLSEFAGAADQLKQALLMNPHDIDGLKDTIMRAVTMPPKEAGRRMRSMRKQILDHDVDHWSADFLAALNEKVIRDDS, encoded by the coding sequence ATGCAACGACCGGAACGCGAACAACCCAGCGCCACGGGTGAAAACGGATCTGCACCACGCAGCCGCTCCGCCGCCACAAAGTACGACTTTATGGTGGTGTCCAACCGCCTGCCCGTTGACCGCTGTGCCCCGGGCGAGAACGGCGATGACGGCTCGGACGGCTGGCGCCGCTCACCGGGCGGACTGGTCACTGCGCTCGCCCCGATGATGACCAAATCAGACGGTGCGTGGGTGGGGTGGCATGGTGCCCCGGATGAGACCGTCAGGCCGTTCAGCCACGGCGGGATGGCCCTGATACCGGTCCAGCTGAGCAATGACGACGTCGAGCTTTTTTACGAAGGATTTTCCAACGCCACGCTGTGGCCCCTTTATCACGACGTCATCGCCCCGCCCGAGTTCCACAGAACCTGGTGGGACGCCTACCGCAGGGTCAACAAGAGGTTCGCCGACGCCGTCGTTCGCCATGCTGACGAAGGGGCCACCGTGTGGGTCCAGGACTACCAGCTTCAGCTGGTGCCGCGGATGCTGCGCGAAGCGCGGCCGGACCTGCGGATCGGGTTTTTCAACCACATCCCCTTTCCGCCGCCGGAGATCTTCGCCCAGCTTCCGTGGCGCCAATCCATCATCGACGGCCTCCTCGGGGCAGACCTTTTGGGCTTCCAACGCCCCAGCGATGCGGGAAACTTCATGCGCTCGGCCAAACGCTTCCTGGGCGCAAGCGTCAAAAAGCAGCAGGTCCACGTCAAGGGGCCCTACGGCGAAGTCACGCACATCGCCCGCGCCCAGGCATTTCCTATCTCCATTGACGTCGAGCAGATCAGCGAACTGGCCCAAAAGCCGGAGATCATCGAAAGGTCCCGCCAGATACGCCAGGACCTCGGAGACCCCAAGACCATCTTGCTTGGCGTTGACAGGCTGGATTACACCAAGGGCATCCGCCACCGGCTCAAGGCGTACGAGGAACTCCTCAACGAAGGCAAGCTCAAAGTGGAGGACGCCACCCTGATCCAGGTGGCCAGCCCCAGCCGCGAACGCGTAGAGCAATACCGCCTGCTCCGCGAGGAAGTGGAAGGAACAGTGGGCCATATCAATGGAACCTACGACACCATCCAGAACACGGCCGTCCGCTACCTCCACCACAGCTATCCCGTCGAGGAAATGGTGGCGCTGTATCTCGCCGCCGACGTCATGCTCGTCACCGCCCTGCGCGATGGCATGAACCTCGTGGCCAAGGAATACGTAACGGCCCGGACAGGCAACGACGGCGCACTGGTGCTCAGTGAGTTCGCCGGCGCCGCTGACCAGCTCAAGCAGGCACTCCTGATGAATCCGCATGACATTGACGGGCTCAAGGACACCATCATGCGGGCCGTCACCATGCCCCCCAAGGAGGCCGGCCGCCGTATGCGGTCCATGCGCAAGCAGATCCTGGACCACGACGTCGATCATTGGTCTGCGGATTTCCTGGCGGCGCTCAACGAAAAGGTGATCCGCGATGACTCCTGA
- the otsB gene encoding trehalose-phosphatase yields MTPDAPRPDVPDSSAGTPLTLSPELLDAVRRIAGTEQLLVAMDFDGTISPLVDRADDARPLPRSAAAFAALAALPRTTTALISGRALASLRAVAAPPPETLLIGSHGAEAWLGPGSSQLTLDQERQELLADVRRVLEDVVELAPGTLLEDKPAGVVLHTRLADDDVAEDAVAAARAALQDRKGVFLKNGKRVLEASVVNASKGEGVDFLRQATDATAVIFAGDDTTDEDALGRLVQGDVGVKVGLDFTQAQFRVEAPVHVAELLEALLRERTRVVAEPGSD; encoded by the coding sequence ATGACTCCTGACGCCCCGCGCCCCGACGTCCCCGATTCCTCTGCCGGGACACCCCTGACGCTTTCCCCGGAGCTGCTCGACGCGGTGCGCCGGATAGCCGGCACCGAGCAACTGTTGGTGGCCATGGACTTCGACGGCACCATTTCGCCGCTCGTGGACCGCGCAGACGACGCCCGCCCCCTCCCCCGCTCAGCCGCGGCTTTTGCCGCCCTGGCGGCGCTTCCACGCACGACGACGGCACTCATCTCGGGACGCGCCCTCGCCAGTCTGCGGGCGGTCGCCGCGCCCCCACCCGAAACGCTGCTGATCGGCAGCCATGGTGCCGAAGCCTGGCTTGGCCCCGGATCCTCCCAGCTGACCCTTGACCAGGAGCGACAGGAGCTGCTGGCAGACGTCCGCAGGGTTCTTGAAGACGTCGTTGAGCTGGCCCCGGGCACCCTCCTGGAGGACAAGCCCGCCGGCGTGGTCCTGCACACGCGCCTGGCTGACGACGACGTTGCCGAAGACGCCGTGGCCGCTGCACGTGCCGCGCTTCAGGACCGCAAAGGGGTGTTCCTGAAGAACGGCAAGCGGGTGCTGGAAGCCTCCGTGGTCAATGCCTCGAAGGGCGAAGGCGTTGATTTTCTCCGCCAGGCCACTGATGCCACGGCGGTGATCTTCGCCGGGGACGACACAACGGACGAGGATGCCCTGGGACGGCTCGTTCAGGGCGATGTGGGAGTCAAGGTGGGGCTTGACTTCACGCAGGCCCAGTTCAGGGTCGAGGCGCCGGTCCACGTCGCCGAGCTCCTGGAGGCTCTCCTCCGGGAGCGCACCCGTGTCGTTGCGGAGCCGGGCTCGGACTAG
- the ugpC gene encoding sn-glycerol-3-phosphate ABC transporter ATP-binding protein UgpC, with product MATVTFDNATRLYPGTEKPAVDKLSIEVADGEFLVLVGPSGCGKSTSLRMLAGLEDVNAGRILIGDRDVTDVPPKDRDIAMVFQNYALYPHMTVADNMGFALKIAGVNKEERAERVREAAKLLDLEPYLDRKPKALSGGQRQRVAMGRAIVRNPQVFLMDEPLSNLDAKLRVQTRTQIASLTRRLGVTTVYVTHDQVEAMTMGDRVAVLKDGLLMQVDTPRNLYDRPKNVFVAGFIGSPAMNLLELPVVDGGVQFGGTVYPVPRNVLEEAHGKTVTLGSRPEDLETVSAGEGLEVEVDVVEELGADAYVYGHTTLDGKSHDIVARVDGRRPPMKGETIFVRPQSGHVHLFDTKTGLRLGD from the coding sequence GTGGCTACAGTTACTTTTGATAACGCTACGCGTCTGTACCCGGGCACAGAGAAGCCCGCTGTTGACAAGCTCAGCATTGAAGTCGCCGATGGCGAGTTCCTGGTCCTCGTTGGACCCTCCGGTTGCGGCAAGTCCACCTCCCTGCGAATGCTTGCAGGTCTTGAGGATGTCAACGCCGGCCGTATCCTGATCGGCGACCGCGATGTCACCGACGTTCCTCCCAAGGACCGCGACATCGCCATGGTTTTCCAGAACTACGCCCTGTACCCGCACATGACTGTCGCAGACAACATGGGCTTCGCTCTGAAGATTGCCGGCGTCAACAAGGAAGAGCGCGCCGAGCGCGTCCGTGAAGCCGCCAAGCTCCTGGACCTCGAGCCATACCTGGACCGCAAGCCGAAGGCACTCTCCGGTGGCCAGCGCCAGCGTGTCGCCATGGGCCGCGCCATCGTCCGTAACCCGCAGGTGTTCCTCATGGATGAGCCGCTCTCCAACCTGGATGCCAAGCTCCGTGTCCAGACCCGTACCCAGATTGCCTCGCTGACCCGCCGTCTTGGCGTCACCACCGTCTACGTGACCCACGACCAGGTCGAGGCCATGACCATGGGTGACCGCGTTGCTGTCCTCAAGGACGGACTGCTGATGCAGGTGGACACCCCTCGCAACCTCTACGACAGGCCCAAGAACGTTTTCGTTGCGGGCTTCATCGGCTCCCCCGCCATGAACCTGCTGGAACTGCCGGTTGTCGACGGCGGTGTCCAGTTCGGCGGCACCGTTTACCCGGTACCGCGCAATGTCCTCGAAGAGGCGCACGGCAAGACGGTCACCCTGGGCTCCCGCCCCGAAGACCTCGAGACGGTCTCCGCCGGAGAAGGCCTGGAAGTTGAAGTTGACGTGGTCGAAGAGCTCGGTGCCGACGCCTACGTCTACGGCCACACCACGCTGGACGGCAAGAGCCACGACATCGTGGCACGCGTCGACGGCCGCCGCCCCCCGATGAAGGGCGAAACCATTTTTGTCCGTCCGCAGTCGGGCCACGTGCACCTGTTCGACACCAAGACCGGCCTGCGCCTGGGCGACTAG
- a CDS encoding beta-N-acetylhexosaminidase yields MPQANTLIPRPSKFLRNGGGDFTLTVDSRIVAGEEGRIAAEELALILRRSTGFALPIVGAAGIDCGSHGDIVFALEPSDPGDEGYSLTSGDDGVRIRSGTSAGLFNGVQTLRQLFPAAVESLAPVDAAWVIGAFAVTDSPRLPYRGLMLDVARSFLNVDEIKRQIDTMSQFKLNALHLHLTDDQAWRIEIHNPAINPSGLDYGNLTRLGGTGAVDAPGVGLSPGLTGFYTQQEFQDLVKYAARKNVLLVPEIDLPGHVNAALAAIPQLNPDGAPKPMNTSGEVGYSTLDADNPVTYEFVREVLGQLAAITPGPYLHVGGDEALVTGHDNYVNMVAEFSRMARDAGKVPVGWNEYADVDIPEGSVVQFWHGDIAPTLTKAREAGAKILMSPAATTYLDQKYDAASPIGLSWVEGGPFTWAEYYDWNPAQQGISEDQLLGVEGPLWTETVRSGGQADWLIYPRVISLAEVGWTPQELRDTADFARRLGEAGARLDRQGVSFHPSPGIDWQAVPPSAFPAISAGS; encoded by the coding sequence GTGCCTCAGGCAAACACACTGATTCCCCGACCGTCGAAGTTTCTCCGGAACGGCGGCGGAGATTTCACGCTAACGGTCGATTCGCGGATCGTCGCTGGCGAAGAAGGCCGGATCGCTGCCGAGGAACTGGCACTCATCCTTCGCCGCAGCACGGGCTTTGCGTTGCCGATCGTGGGCGCGGCCGGAATCGACTGCGGCTCTCACGGCGATATTGTTTTTGCGCTGGAGCCCTCTGACCCGGGCGACGAAGGCTATTCGCTGACGTCCGGTGACGACGGGGTCCGCATCAGGTCCGGAACGTCGGCCGGGTTGTTCAACGGCGTACAGACTCTCCGCCAGCTGTTCCCGGCTGCCGTCGAAAGCCTGGCTCCGGTCGACGCAGCGTGGGTCATAGGGGCTTTCGCCGTCACGGACTCGCCGCGCCTGCCCTACCGCGGACTTATGCTGGACGTCGCCCGGAGCTTCCTCAACGTGGATGAGATCAAGCGCCAGATCGACACCATGAGCCAGTTCAAGCTCAACGCACTCCACCTGCACCTTACCGATGACCAGGCCTGGCGGATCGAGATCCACAACCCAGCCATCAATCCTTCCGGGCTGGACTATGGAAACCTCACCCGGCTGGGCGGCACCGGCGCCGTCGATGCGCCGGGGGTGGGGCTCTCCCCCGGGCTGACGGGCTTCTACACCCAGCAGGAGTTCCAGGACCTGGTGAAGTACGCAGCACGCAAGAACGTGCTGCTGGTGCCCGAAATCGATCTCCCCGGGCATGTTAATGCCGCTCTGGCCGCCATCCCCCAACTGAACCCGGACGGCGCCCCCAAGCCGATGAATACCAGCGGTGAGGTGGGCTACTCCACGCTGGACGCAGACAACCCCGTCACCTACGAGTTTGTCCGGGAGGTCCTGGGCCAGCTCGCGGCCATCACACCTGGCCCTTACCTCCACGTGGGCGGCGACGAGGCCCTCGTGACCGGCCACGACAACTACGTCAATATGGTTGCCGAATTCAGCCGCATGGCCAGGGACGCCGGAAAGGTGCCGGTGGGCTGGAATGAATATGCCGACGTCGACATCCCGGAAGGGTCCGTGGTCCAGTTCTGGCACGGCGACATTGCCCCTACGCTGACAAAGGCCCGCGAGGCCGGCGCCAAAATACTGATGTCCCCTGCGGCCACCACGTACCTGGACCAGAAGTATGACGCGGCCAGCCCCATCGGCCTGAGCTGGGTGGAGGGCGGACCATTCACCTGGGCTGAATACTATGACTGGAACCCGGCCCAGCAGGGCATTTCAGAGGACCAGCTTCTCGGCGTCGAGGGGCCCTTGTGGACCGAGACAGTGCGCAGCGGCGGCCAGGCCGACTGGCTGATCTATCCGAGGGTCATCTCGCTGGCCGAGGTCGGGTGGACGCCGCAGGAACTGCGCGATACCGCGGATTTTGCCCGGAGGCTGGGCGAGGCCGGTGCCAGGCTTGACCGCCAGGGAGTTTCGTTCCACCCCTCTCCCGGCATCGATTGGCAGGCCGTCCCGCCGTCAGCGTTTCCCGCCATTTCGGCGGGCAGTTGA